A window from Pichia kudriavzevii chromosome 5, complete sequence encodes these proteins:
- a CDS encoding uncharacterized protein (PKUD0E02605), with the protein MLSLQFKRLIHSIKKSPVGFAFDIDGVLMQSKNPILPYARDTLTLLQDHKIPFVLLTNGGGQTEASRVSFLNKSLSLKNPLRTSQIVLSHTPMRNLTGKYNRVLVVGGDDPQTREVAQSYGFQEVIRPIDIVREGPNIWPFIRYTREEIQALSKPVDLRQPIDAVFVFNDPRDMGTDTQIVIDALCSENGVLGTRRGIGSSKPSVPIIFSNMDLLWSTGYPIPRFGQGAFRLTIRELYKQLNNAELVDTVLGKPWPVSYTYAENVLNDEWKLLNGDRSGANEIPELGVKPKEQLVENVYMVGDNPQSDISGGNNYGWETILVETGVYKEGDFHKYPTLAKPTFGIFPNVWDGVTSALKRHQVI; encoded by the coding sequence ATGTTGTCATTACAATTCAAGAGATTGATACATTCAATCAAGAAATCGCCTGTTGGATTTGCATTTGACATTGATGGTGTGTTGATGCAGTCTAAGAACCCCATCTTGCCATATGCGAGAGATACTCTAACACTGCTACAGGATCACAAAATACCGTTTGTACTTCTGACAAACGGAGGTGGTCAAACTGAAGCATCAAGAGTCTCATTTTTAAACAAATCTCTAAGTCTGAAGAATCCCCTAAGGACATCACAGATTGTGTTGTCCCACACGCCTATGAGGAATTTAACCGGCAAGTATAACCGTGTTTTGGTAGTTGGTGGCGATGATCCGCAAACTCGAGAAGTTGCACAATCTTATGGGTTTCAAGAAGTGATTCGCCCAATCGATATTGTACGTGAAGGGCCAAATATTTGGCCCTTCATTAGGTATACCAGGGAGGAGATTCAAGCATTATCTAAACCTGTTGATCTGAGACAACCCATTGATGCAGTTTTCGTATTTAACGATCCAAGAGACATGGGTACCGACACGCAAATTGTGATTGATGCCTTATGCTCTGAAAATGGCGTGCTGGGTACCAGGAGAGGCATTGGGTCTTCTAAGCCTTCGGTTCCTATAATATTCAGCAATATGGACCTATTATGGAGTACAGGATATCCAATACCAAGGTTTGGGCAAGGTGCATTTCGATTGACCATCCGAGAGTTGTACAAACAGTTGAACAATGCAGAGCTGGTGGATACCGTACTGGGGAAACCATGGCCTGTCAGTTACACCTATGCCGAGAATGTATTGAATGACGAATGGAAATTGCTGAATGGCGATCGTAGTGGTGCCAACGAGATTCCCGAACTGGGAGTTAAGCCTAAGGAGCAGTTAGTTGAGAATGTTTACATGGTTGGCGATAATCCGCAAAGTGATATTTCCGGCGGCAACAACTATGGGTGGGAGACTATCCTAGTGGAGACAGGGGTATACAAGGAGGGAGATTTCCACAAGTATCCGACGTTAGCCAAGCCGACATTTGGGATTTTCCCCAATGTTTGGGATGGTGTAACTAGTGCATTAAAGAGACACCAAGTTATTTAG
- a CDS encoding uncharacterized protein (PKUD0E02610; similar to Saccharomyces cerevisiae YLR220W (CCC1); ancestral locus Anc_8.437), whose product MSIVGVKQLISKALSSSRESSPLGVNENSSLLNKQVNPNNYTDNNASDGNTVADVTGGSRHSDLESATESSTRDQSSKPFPLNYLSSVDPRTMSDLIIGLSDGLTVPFALTAGLSSLGDTKLVITGGLAELVSGAISMGLGGYLAAKSESEFYVSQVRKEKQIFFQNQDTITDELFDILIDMGASEETSESFINDLSNNPQKMIDFIIQYGKGLEEPPEGRILSSALTIGAGYFFGGFVPLIPYFFLATVGKALLASVALMLVTLFWFGYFKSVISMGEDCSKWTRVSEGFQMILVGSIAAGSAWSLVYLIDS is encoded by the coding sequence ATGTCAATTGTTGGTGTCAAGCAACTCATCTCCAAAGCTTTGAGCTCGTCAAGGGAGTCTTCTCCCCTTGGAGTCAATGAAAACTCTTCCTTGTTGAATAAACAAGTCAATCCTAATAATTATACAGATAATAATGCCAGTGATGGAAATACTGTTGCTGATGTTACTGGTGGTAGCAGGCATTCGGATTTGGAATCTGCTACAGAGTCATCAACGAGGGACCAATCGAGTAAACCGTTCCCCTTGAACTATTTATCATCAGTAGACCCACGTACAATGAGTGATTTGATTATTGGACTATCTGATGGATTGACTGTTCCCTTTGCATTGACAGCGGGGTTGTCCTCATTGGGCGATACAAAACTAGTTATTACTGGTGGGTTAGCGGAATTGGTATCTGGTGCAATTTCCATGGGGTTAGGAGGTTATTTGGCTGCCAAATCAGAAAGCGAGTTTTATGTCTCTCAAGTACGTAAGGAGAAGCAaatatttttccaaaaccAAGACACTATAACCGATGAGCTGTTTGATATCTTAATAGATATGGGTGCAAGTGAGGAAACATCAGAGagtttcatcaatgatttatcaaacaatCCACAGAAAATGATTGATTTCATAATTCAATATGGCAAAGGCTTGGAGGAGCCTCCAGAAGGCAGAATATTATCATCTGCCTTGACCATTGGGGCAGGCTATTTCTTTGGAGGATTTGTTCCTTTGATACCCTACTTCTTTCTGGCAACAGTGGGTAAGGCATTGTTGGCTTCTGTTGCGCTGATGCTTGTCACCTTGTTTTGGTTTGGATATTTCAAGAGTGTCATATCAATGGGCGAAGATTGCTCGAAATGGACTAGGGTGTCTGAAGGGTTCCAAATGATTCTAGTAGGCTCTATAGCTGCCGGATCTGCTTGGTCTTTGGtttatttgattgattcttAG
- a CDS encoding uncharacterized protein (PKUD0E02580) translates to MASKLEQMGEALAEINKQNFKPSGIFTNSLLNTTDPTQIIRDIRDEEAVFFLGKKMQEIDYEMISNLGFNNSDQYAQYEVSKLLQERSNDAELDLMVEEAVPRDLREDVEYSDDIEDLVAIYKRCHTIKRLWASPTMTMLDSETLSLLKNTQDKLDQVVGLLREISQLRRDVKSQTQQFNQSFSSEGR, encoded by the coding sequence ATGGCATCGAAACTAGAACAGATGGGAGAAGCATTGGCTGAGATAAACAAACAGAATTTCAAGCCGTCGGGAATATTCACCAACTCGCTGTTGAACACCACAGACCCAACACAAATTATCCGTGACATAAGAGACGAAGAGGCTGTCTTCTTTTTGGGCAAGAAGATGCAGGAAATCGACTACGAGATGATCAGCAACTTGGGGTTCAATAATAGTGATCAGTATGCCCAGTATGAGGTGTCAAAACTTTTACAAGAGAGAAGCAATGATGCAGAATTGGATTTGatggttgaagaagccGTACCTCGAGATTTACGAGAAGATGTAGAGTATTCGGATGACATTGAGGACTTGGTGGCAATATACAAGAGGTGCCATACCATAAAACGATTATGGGCGTCACCGACGATGACCATGCTAGATTCAGAGACCCTTAGCctgttgaaaaataccCAAGATAAGCTTGATCAGGTTGTTGGACTACTCAGAGAAATTTCGCAGTTACGTAGAGATGTCAAGTCCCAGACACAGCAATTCAATCAATCATTTAGTAGTGAAGGCAGGTAG
- a CDS encoding uncharacterized protein (PKUD0E02600; similar to Saccharomyces cerevisiae YKR070W; ancestral locus Anc_5.652): MTNSEIQRMSTPVEEVSQQLESKQDIGFVFDIDGVLLKGKKRIVEATEIITYLQKEKIPFILLTNGGGMTEKKRIDFINMTLQLETPIHPDQLIQAHTPMKTLIPHHKRVLICGGPKDDVREVAESYGFEDVIRPVDIIRANPTIWPYHMFTDEQIEQWGRDPNDTKLDVDGTGCKENLPIDSILCFNDSRALGAEIQIISDLLNSENGVLGTRRTVKSSKPSIPIVFSNNDFLWANEFVQPRFAMGVLKIATQTIYSKINGGEELEQLTLGKPEKVCYDYAHHILIDWRDVLLGKKKAGNVCLPQLNNEPLNSPFKKVYMVGDNPESDITGGNRYNWGTILVKTGVYQEGDFERNPEISKPSLGVFANVKEGVMHALKLNGLA; this comes from the coding sequence ATGACCAACTCTGAAATTCAACGTATGTCTACTCCAGTCGAAGAAGTTTCTCAACAACTAGAATCCAAACAAGACATTGGATTTGTCTTTGACATTGACGGTGTTCTCTTGAAGGGAAAGAAGAGAATCGTGGAAGCAACCGAAATCATCACATATTtgcaaaaggaaaaaattcCATTCATTCTGCTCACCAATGGTGGTGGTATGAcggagaagaagaggatagatttcatcaacatgACACTACAATTGGAAACCCCAATCCATCCTGATCAGTTGATCCAGGCACACACTCCAATGAAAACCTTGATTCCTCACCATAAGAGAGTCCTTATTTGTGGTGGTCCAAAGGATGACGTTAGAGAAGTTGCAGAAAGTTATGGCTTTGAAGACGTCATTAGACCGGTTGATATCATTAGGGCAAATCCTACCATTTGGCCATACCACATGTTCACCGATGAACAGATTGAACAGTGGGGTAGAGATCCAAACGACACGAAACTGGATGTCGACGGAACCGGATGCAAGGAAAACTTGCCAATTGATTCCATTTTATGTTTCAACGACTCTAGAGCACTTGGTGCAGAAATCCAAATCATTTCCGATTTGCTCAACTCGGAAAATGGTGTTTTGGGTACAAGGAGAACAGTCAAGTCCAGCAAACCTTCGAttccaattgttttctCCAACAATGATTTCCTATGGGCCAACGAGTTTGTGCAGCCAAGATTTGCAATGGGTGTCTTGAAAATCGCAACCCAAACCATATACTCGAAGATCAACGGTGGTGAAGAGTTGGAACAACTCACTTTGGGTAAACCTGAAAAAGTGTGTTACGATTACGCCCACCatattttgattgattgGAGAGATGTCTTGTTGGGCAAAAAGAAGGCCGGTAACGTTTGTTTGCCTCAACTGAACAACGAGCCATTGAACTCGCCATTCAAGAAGGTTTACATGGTTGGTGATAACCCAGAAAGTGACATCACCGGTGGTAATAGATATAACTGGGGTACTATTTTGGTGAAAACTGGTGTCTATCAAGAGGGTGACTTTGAAAGAAACccagaaatttcaaaacctAGTTTGGGTGTCTTTGCAAACGTTAAAGAAGGTGTTATGCATGCCCTCAAATTGAATGGTTTAGCATAA
- a CDS encoding uncharacterized protein (PKUD0E02630; similar to Saccharomyces cerevisiae YML008C (ERG6); ancestral locus Anc_5.529), protein MSPSENIKLAEKNFQKDKDFAKAMHGKTTEGGGLSALTGKNQEASAVAIEGYFKHWDGKTSEEAEKSRLEDYSALTKHYYNLVTDFYEYGWGASFHFCRFFKGEPFRQAIARHEHYLAYKIGIDENMKVLDVGCGVGGPAREIQRFTGCSVTGLNNNDYQIERANNWAKANGLEDKLNFVKGDFMQMDFEPESFDAVYAIEATVHAPVLEGVYSEIYKVLKPGGKFGVYEWVMTDAYDETNEEHRKIAYGIEVGDGIPKMYKKEVAEKALKNVGFEILYENDLADNNDEIPWYAPLAGDWKYVQNVADLWTYFRTSAFGRKVTTLAVGTLETLRLAPKDSVKVTEALEDAAVSLVEGGKQKLFTPMMLYVVQKPLKEES, encoded by the coding sequence ATGAGTCCTagtgaaaatatcaaactTGCAGAGaagaattttcaaaaagataaagacTTTGCAAAGGCAATGCATGGTAAAACCACTGAAGGTGGTGGTTTGAGTGCTTTAACAGGTAAGAATCAGGAGGCAAGTGCAGTTGCAATTGAAGGTTACTTTAAGCATTGGGATGGTAAGACCAGTGAGGAGGCTGAGAAGTCTAGATTGGAAGATTATTCTGCGTTAACCAAGCATTATTACAATTTGGTTACTGATTTCTACGAATACGGATGGGGTGCGTCATTCCATTTCTGTAGGTTCTTCAAAGGTGAGCCATTCAGACAAGCCATTGCTAGACACGAACATTACTTGGCATACAAGATTGGGATTGATGAGAATATGAAAGTTTTGGATGTTGGTTGTGGTGTTGGAGGACCAGCAAGGGAAATCCAAAGATTTACTGGATGTTCAGTTACAGGATTAAACAACAATGACTATCAAATCGAGAGGGCTAACAATTGGGCAAAGGCCAATGGCTTAGAAGATAAGCTGAATTTTGTCAAGGGTGATTTTATGCAAATGGACTTTGAACCTGAGAGCTTTGATGCTGTTTATGCAATCGAGGCGACTGTTCATGCTCCAGTGTTAGAAGGTGTTTATAGTGAAATCTACAAGGTCTTAAAGCCTGGTGGAAAATTTGGTGTTTACGAATGGGTGATGACTGATGCATATGACGAAACTAACGAAGAACATAGGAAAATTGCATATGGTATTGAGGTTGGTGATGGTATTCCAAAAATGTACAAGAAGGAAGTTGCAGAAAAGGCATTGAAGAATGTTGGATTTGAGATTTTGTATGAGAATGATTTGGCTGATAATAACGATGAGATCCCATGGTATGCACCATTGGCAGGTGATTGGAAGTACGTTCAGAATGTTGCAGACCTATGGACCTATTTCAGAACGTCTGCATTTGGTAGAAAAGTTACTACATTAGCTGTTGGTACTTTGGAGACTTTACGTTTAGCACCAAAGGATTCTGTTAAGGTTACTGAAGCGTTGGAAGATGCTGCAGTTTCATTAGTCGAAGGTGGTAAGCAAAAGCTGTTTACCCCGATGATGTTATACGTTGTTCAAAAACCTTTGAAAGAGGAAAGCTAG
- a CDS encoding uncharacterized protein (PKUD0E02590; similar to Saccharomyces cerevisiae YJR126C (VPS70); ancestral locus Anc_4.348), whose product MDIEKHTTRPHTLGKALTRRTVLYVLYSVVLVYIATSFSKYTFDREFPLVATSGVSEEYSKLILHSLETNNVGKLLYDYTRDNQLAGTNLKMVNYTLEKYKELGLQDAIVDEYTAYISYPLNQSVVLFKDNEVKYVPSLQEDTLKEDPNSYEKVPAFLGYAGNGNVTAEYVYCNYGTFEDFNKLEESGVLLKGKIAIVRYGKIFRGLKVKFAQDHGMAAVVIYTDTYDDGEVIVENGFDAYPNGPARNPSAIQRGSSQFLSVIPGDPTTPGYAIKPGEDLPREDPFISTPRIPAIPMSFKEIQPILSKLSGHGPKIDSWEDGLVKDFDYSVGPNPKYTLNVYNKQDFNISTMHNIMGKIKGKDDSKFILVGNHHDSWTPAAADPHSGSAAVLEVIRAFRDLSATGWEPRVSIVFASWDGEEYGLIGSTEFAEYYSWKLKKECIAYLNTDVASVGSILSIQSSPLLNHVLLESAKQIPYPNSTISLYDHFFQHHEKIGTLGSGSDYTVFLEHLGIPSADMGFSNDLKTAPVFQYHSLYDSYHWMSEFADPGFVFHNLLAKFLALTTLHLSTEPVIPFRTGDYAIALSEYYDNLDIPDQWNFDHVDKCHHHNSTELLESVKAKLDELKASSAEFDVEIMNILALYEKWDSLTYWQRIKLHFRAKGVNSILQYFERHLLYGKGLNERPWFKHFAYASGRYTGYKGQELPFLAEAIEDLDRKDFFHALRHFDGLLSTLIRMTTL is encoded by the coding sequence ATGGACATTGAGAAACACACCACAAGACCCCATACACTGGGCAAGGCACTCACCAGGAGGACTGTCCTCTATGTCCTATACTCTGTTGTCCTTGTCTACATAGCGACTAGCTTCTCTAAATACACTTTCGACAGGGAGTTCCCACTTGTTGCCACCAGTGGCGTCTCGGAggaatattcaaagttgattttgcaCTCGTTGGAGACAAACAACGTGGGCAAGTTGTTGTACGACTATACCAGAGATAACCAACTGGCTGGCACCAATCtaaaaatggtgaattaTACTTTGGAAAAATACAAGGAACTGGGACTACAAGACGCCATTGTTGACGAATATACGGCCTACATATCATACCCACTGAACCAATCGGTGGTCTTGTTCAAGGATAACGAGGTCAAGTACGTCCCCTCTCTGCAAGAGGACACCCTCAAGGAGGATCCAAATTCATACGAAAAGGTTCCTGCCTTTTTGGGGTATGCCGGTAATGGTAACGTGACTGCCGAATATGTGTATTGCAATTATGGTacttttgaagatttcaataaattggaGGAATCTGGCGTTCTCTTGAAGGGGAAAATTGCAATTGTTAGATACGGTAAGATTTTTCGTGGCTTAAAAGTCAAATTTGCACAAGATCATGGTATGGCGGCAGTAGTTATATACACTGACACCTATGATGACGGTGAGGTAATTGTCGAAAATGGGTTTGATGCTTACCCCAACGGACCTGCTCGTAATCCTTCTGCCATTCAAAGAGGTTCGTCCCAATTTTTGTCCGTTATTCCGGGAGACCCAACTACCCCCGGTTACGCCATAAAACCAGGTGAAGATTTACCAAGGGAAGATCCATTTATCTCCACCCCTAGGATCCCTGCAATTCCAATGTCTTTCAAGGAAATCCAACCTATTCTATCCAAACTCTCTGGTCACGGCCCGAAAATCGATTCATGGGAAGACGGATTGgtcaaagattttgacTACTCTGTGGGTCCTAACCCTAAATATACCTTGAATGTTTATAACAAGCAAGATTTTAACATCTCCACCATGCATAATATCATGGGTAAAATCAAAGGTAAAGATGACTCCAAATTCATTCTAGTTGGTAATCACCACGATTCCTGGACCCCAGCTGCTGCAGATCCTCATTCTGGATCGGCCGCAGTCTTGGAGGTCATTAGGGCATTCCGTGATTTATCAGCTACAGGTTGGGAACCAAGGGTCTCCATTGTCTTTGCTAGCTGGGATGGAGAAGAATATGGTTTGATTGGTTCTACCGAATTCGCCGAGTACTATTCCtggaaattgaagaaggaatGCATTGCTTATCTAAATACCGATGTTGCCAGTGTTGGGTCCATTTTATCAATCCAGTCATCTCCACTATTGAATCACGTTTTGCTAGAAAGTGCAAAACAGATTCCATatccaaattcaacaatttcattatACGATCATTTCTTTCAACACCATGAGAAAATAGGCACTCTAGGTTCTGGATCTGACTACACTGTATTTCTAGAACACCTAGGTATTCCTTCAGCAGACATGGGATTCTCCAATGATTTGAAGACGGCGCCTGTTTTCCAATACCATTCACTATACGATTCTTACCATTGGATGTCTGAATTTGCCGATCCGGGATTTGTCTTCCACAATCTCCTTGCCAAGTTTTTAGCCCTAACTACTTTACACTTATCTACTGAACCAGTGATACCATTCAGAACAGGTGACTACGCCATTGCTTTGTCTGAATATTATGATAACTTGGACATACCAGATCAATGGAATTTCGATCACGTTGATAAATGCCACCACCACAATTCCACCGAGTTGCTGGAATCCGTGAAGGCCAAACTCGATGAGCTCAAAGCCTCATCCGCAGAGTTTGACGTGGAAATCATGAACATCCTTGCTCTATACGAGAAGTGGGACTCTCTAACTTATTGGCAAAGAATCAAGCTACATTTCAGAGCCAAGGGTGTCAATTCGATCCtacaatattttgaaagacATTTACTCTATGGGAAGGGTTTAAATGAGCGTCCTTGGTTTAAACATTTTGCCTATGCCTCGGGTAGGTATACCGGTTATAAAGGACAAGAATTGCCATTTTTGGCCGAAGCCATCGAAGACTTGGACCGCAAAGATTTCTTCCATGCGTTGAGGCATTTCGACGGCCTCTTGAGTACTTTGATTAGAATGACTACTTTATAG
- a CDS encoding uncharacterized protein (PKUD0E02570; Pfam Domains: Asp(1.4e-11)) — protein MVNASNLVTTIIGLTGLSGLAKADYIKLDAKKLRGSWAQQADVEKTPLYAYYKGNLNSSEVVNGTVAGLYNENIYYVVDLAIGSNAQNVTVLVDTLSSDLWINSVDNEVCAYGVDEELGSNFTIAYEFVNTITSSSSMGASATASISGGSSGPVLSTITSSRYDSSSDAYFIDVEVVTETTDIATVTSTHVSTTSHDIQFYPSASSTNYLSLYPSPTFAIQNLTVLNYEPQNCSAWGLFNESDSDSFTTEGEKFEALSFEFENVTGIWVKDTVVYGDAILPNVSFGLVDDSLSDSFGVFGLGLPSSQSTWLTNGTHYDSFIDNLKYNGYINKSVYSLYENYLTNGSSLLFGGVDLEQFIGNLTILPLIEVPVAFNDSRNASAIAITLSSIYFDDDYDNANDTHLIASGLGAAILDTTSATATLPYYVFDEIVHYAGFNYSESLEAFVANSSQLENKTLILDFQGVEVDIPILDLTFPLVDISGKHDNAGEFVVFGVSASPNTYVLGDVILQYLYVAVDLDDLEIAIAPKNFEPLSEDIVAVTSHFPNATSARHYNYTYGYHGVTDLKLNEVHNPNSVTKTSFFLSYIPSATPFSITVGDASSTTKQSSNTKKAKSKAITTKTSTERETTKSKGEKTSSTKTSTNEKSSTTKN, from the coding sequence ATGGTCAATGCTTCTAACTTGGTGACAACCATCATTGGTTTGACAGGACTTTCGGGCCTGGCAAAGGCCGATTATATCAAATTGGATGCTAAGAAACTAAGAGGTTCTTGGGCTCAACAAGCTGACGTTGAGAAGACACCTCTATATGCTTATTATAAGGGCAACCTCAACAGTTCTGAGGTTGTTAATGGAACAGTTGCCGGTCTATACAATGAGAATATCTATTACGTCGTTGATTTGGCAATTGGTTCCAATGCTCAGAATGTTACAGTTCTAGTGGATACCCTCTCTTCCGACCTCTGGATAAATTCGGTCGACAACGAAGTTTGTGCATATGGTGTGGATGAAGAGCTCGGCTCCAATTTCACAATTGCCTATGAATTTGTGAATACTATCACCTCCTCATCCTCCATGGGTGCATCAGCAACTGCTTCTATAAGTGGGGGTTCCAGTGGTCCAGTTTTATCCACAATCACATCTTCTAGATACGATTCCTCCTCCGATGCTTACTTTATTGACGTTGAAGTTGTCACGGAAACTACAGACATTGCAACTGTCACAAGTACCCATGTCTCAACTACCTCTCATGATATCCAATTTTACCCTTCAGCTTCCTCGACTAATTACCTCAGTTTATACCCATCTCCTACTTTTgcaattcaaaatttgacGGTTTTGAATTACGAACCTCAAAACTGCTCTGCTTGGGGGCTCTTCAATGAATCAGATTCAGATTCTTTTACTACTGAGGGagaaaaatttgaagctctctcttttgaatttgaaaatgttaCTGGTATTTGGGTTAAAGATACTGTTGTTTATGGTGATGCAATACTTCCAAATGTCTCATTTGGATTAGTGGATGACTCTTTATCAGATTCATTTGGGGTATTTGGTCTAGGATTGCCTTCATCTCAATCAACTTGGTTAACAAATGGTACCCATTATGACAGTTTCATTGATAACTTGAAATATAATGGCTACATTAACAAGTCCGTATACTCTCTTTATGAAAATTATCTCACCAATGGCTCATCCTTGTTATTTGGTGGTGTGGATTTGGAACAATTTATAGGTAATTTGACAATCTTACCACTTATTGAAGTTCCAGTAGCATTCAATGACTCCAGAAATGCATCTGCTATCGCAATTACTTTATCTTCTATTTACTTTGATGATGACTATGATAACGCAAATGATACCCATCTAATTGCCTCAGGTCTAGGTGCCGCAATCCTTGATACCACCTCTGCAACTGCAACGTTACCTTACTATGTTTTCGATGAAATTGTACACTATGCCGGATTCAATTACTCGGAATCCTTGGAGGCTTTTGTCGCAAATTCAAGCCAActagaaaacaaaactttgattcttgattttcaaggtgttgaagttgacatcccaattcttgatttgaCTTTCCCATTGGTTGATATATCTGGAAAGCATGACAATGCAGGTGAATTTGTGGTTTTTGGCGTCAGTGCCTCTCCAAATACATATGTTTTGGGTGACgttattcttcaatatctaTATGTTGCAGTTGATTTGGATGACCTAGAAATTGCAATCGCTCCAAAGAACTTCGAGCCTCTTTCTGAAGATATTGTAGCAGTTACTTCTCATTTCCCTAACGCAACGTCAGCAAGACATTACAACTACACTTATGGCTACCACGGCGTTACcgatttgaagttgaatGAAGTTCATAATCCGAATAGTGTCACAAAGacatcattttttttgtcctACATCCCTTCTGCTACACCTTTCTCTATCACTGTGGGTGATGCTTCCTCCACAACGAAACAATCTTCAAACACCAAAAAGGCAAAATCGAAAGCAATCACCACAAAAACTAGTACTGAAAGAGAAACcacaaaatcaaaaggtGAGAAAACTAGTTCCACCAAAACTAGTACTAATGAAAAAAGTTCAACGAcgaaaaactga
- a CDS encoding uncharacterized protein (PKUD0E02620; similar to Saccharomyces cerevisiae YOR052C; ancestral locus Anc_5.653), with protein sequence MKINIRIPAISDDILILTVPDNATVDDLKVAARVAFIPSTNELNACTKINAWYSGHKLEHSKSLASYNITPESIEFNSNLLVYLTTNDSEMMLERIRAESSALVDDEAASVDIHPVQLKKAKTKSKSRSKSKSKKCSFLNCNSTPLRMVGDCQFCQGKFCSKHRLLESHNCKGLKICKDKCYERNALKLQSEQTVASKV encoded by the coding sequence ATGAAGATCAACATCAGAATTCCAGCAATCTCAGACGATATCCTTATCCTCACTGTACCAGACAACGCCACTGTTGATGACCTCAAGGTAGCTGCTCGGGTGGCCTTTATTCCCTCCACCAACGAATTAAATGCTTGCACGAAAATTAACGCCTGGTATAGTGGCCATAAGTTGGAACATTCGAAATCCCTCGCCTCCTATAACATCACACCGGAATCTATTGAattcaattcaaatttgCTAGTCTATTTAACCACAAACGACTCGGAAATGATGTTGGAACGAATAAGGGCAGAATCGTCCGCTCTTGTTGACGACGAGGCCGCAAGTGTCGACATTCATCCTGTCCAACTTAAAAAGGccaaaaccaaatcaaagTCAAGATCCAAATCGAAATCCAAAAAATGCTCCTTCTTAAATTGTAATTCGACCCCTTTAAGAATGGTTGGTGATTGTCAGTTTTGCCAGGGGAAATTTTGTTCTAAACATCGGCTTTTGGAGAGCCATAACTGTAAAGGCTTGAAAATTTGCAAGGATAAATGCTATGAAAGAAACGCACTCAAATTGCAGTCCGAGCAGACCGTTGCATCAAAagtttga